From one Mycobacteriales bacterium genomic stretch:
- a CDS encoding lamin tail domain-containing protein — protein sequence MRPPMPRAAALTTAVLLAVGVTALTGQPASAASQDVAISQVYGGGGNAGATFTNDFIELRNTSAAAVDLTGWSVQYGAAGGTTYQVTTLAGTIPANGHYLVQESAGAGGTTPLPMPDATGSIAMSGTAGKVALVVDATPLPCAADCDTAAGVKDFVGYGTANDFETAAAPGLSNTTADARADAAPDTDDNAADFTAGPPNPRNAGGGGTTPPTDPGVPGLKIHDIQGAAQVSPQNGVKVADVPGVVTTVSANGFWFQDPNPDADPATSEGLFVFTRTAPTVAVGDAVTVTGTVSEFRPGGAATNLSTTELATPTVTVTAPGQPLPAAVVVGAGGRVPPSTVIENDASGDVEKTETAFDPANDGLDFWESLEGERISITDAQVVGPTNQFGETEVVPPGSTVRTTRGGIVMRANDPNPERVVVAETLVDVPRANVGDSYAGATVGVVDYNFGNFELLPSVAPTLVSGNLQRESTRKPNLLQLSVATFNVENLAPTDPQTKFDQLAQLAVHNLQAPDVLALEEIQDNTGAVDDGVVAADVTIGKLTAAITAAGGPAYQSRSIDPVNDQDGGQPGGNIRVVFLFRTDRGLQFVDRPGGTSTVGTTVTRDAAGKPHLSFSPGRIDPASAAWEDSRKPLAGEFRWRGQTLFVIANHFVSKGGDDPLFGRFQPIQQPSQVQRVQQATEVRDFVGQLTAADRRAKVVVLGDLNDFDFSAPINTITSTGQLVDLPRTLPPAERYTYVFEGNSEVLDHILLSKALAYTVPTLNLLPLFDYDVVHVNSEFNDQISDHEPQVVRLLVIP from the coding sequence GTGCGTCCACCGATGCCGCGCGCTGCCGCGCTCACGACCGCCGTCCTGCTCGCCGTAGGGGTCACCGCCCTGACCGGCCAGCCCGCCTCAGCCGCGTCCCAGGACGTGGCCATCAGCCAGGTGTACGGCGGGGGCGGCAACGCCGGCGCCACGTTCACCAACGACTTCATCGAGCTGCGCAACACCTCCGCCGCCGCCGTCGACCTGACCGGCTGGTCGGTGCAGTACGGCGCCGCCGGCGGCACCACCTACCAGGTCACCACGCTGGCCGGGACCATCCCGGCCAACGGGCACTACCTCGTCCAGGAGTCGGCCGGCGCCGGCGGCACGACCCCGCTGCCGATGCCCGACGCCACCGGCTCGATCGCGATGTCCGGCACCGCCGGCAAGGTCGCCCTGGTCGTCGACGCGACCCCGCTGCCCTGCGCGGCCGACTGCGACACCGCGGCCGGGGTCAAGGACTTCGTCGGCTACGGCACCGCGAACGACTTCGAGACCGCGGCCGCCCCGGGGCTGTCCAACACCACCGCGGACGCCCGGGCCGACGCGGCCCCGGACACCGACGACAACGCGGCCGACTTCACCGCCGGCCCGCCGAACCCGCGCAACGCCGGCGGCGGCGGCACCACCCCGCCGACCGACCCGGGCGTACCGGGACTGAAGATCCACGACATCCAGGGCGCGGCCCAGGTCTCGCCGCAGAACGGGGTCAAGGTCGCCGACGTCCCGGGCGTCGTCACCACGGTGTCGGCCAACGGCTTCTGGTTCCAGGACCCGAACCCGGACGCCGACCCGGCGACCAGCGAGGGCCTGTTCGTGTTCACCCGGACCGCGCCGACCGTGGCGGTCGGGGACGCGGTGACCGTCACCGGCACCGTGTCGGAGTTCCGTCCCGGCGGCGCCGCGACCAACCTCAGCACCACCGAGCTGGCCACGCCGACGGTCACCGTGACCGCGCCCGGGCAGCCGCTGCCGGCCGCCGTCGTGGTCGGCGCCGGCGGCCGGGTGCCGCCCTCGACGGTCATCGAGAACGACGCCAGCGGCGACGTGGAGAAGACCGAGACCGCCTTCGACCCGGCCAACGACGGGCTGGACTTCTGGGAGTCGCTCGAGGGTGAGCGGATCTCGATCACCGACGCGCAGGTCGTCGGCCCGACCAACCAGTTCGGCGAGACCGAGGTCGTCCCGCCGGGCTCGACCGTCCGGACCACCCGCGGCGGCATCGTGATGCGGGCCAACGACCCGAACCCGGAGCGGGTCGTGGTCGCCGAGACGCTGGTCGACGTCCCCCGGGCCAACGTCGGCGACTCGTACGCGGGCGCCACCGTCGGCGTCGTCGACTACAACTTCGGCAACTTCGAGCTGCTGCCGAGCGTCGCGCCGACCCTGGTCAGCGGCAACCTGCAGCGGGAGAGCACCAGGAAGCCCAACCTGCTGCAGCTCTCGGTGGCCACCTTCAACGTGGAGAACCTGGCCCCGACCGACCCGCAGACGAAGTTCGACCAGCTCGCGCAGCTGGCCGTGCACAACCTGCAGGCGCCGGACGTGCTGGCGCTGGAGGAGATCCAGGACAACACCGGCGCGGTCGACGACGGCGTGGTCGCCGCGGACGTGACGATCGGCAAGCTGACCGCGGCGATCACCGCGGCCGGCGGCCCGGCGTACCAGTCCCGCTCGATCGACCCGGTGAACGACCAGGACGGCGGCCAGCCGGGCGGCAACATCCGGGTGGTGTTCCTGTTCCGGACCGACCGCGGGCTGCAGTTCGTGGACCGGCCGGGCGGCACGTCGACCGTGGGCACCACGGTCACCCGGGACGCGGCCGGCAAGCCGCACCTGTCCTTCTCGCCGGGCCGGATCGACCCGGCGAGCGCGGCCTGGGAGGACAGCCGCAAGCCGCTGGCGGGCGAGTTCCGGTGGCGCGGGCAGACGCTGTTCGTGATCGCCAACCACTTCGTCTCCAAGGGCGGCGATGACCCGCTGTTCGGGCGGTTCCAGCCGATCCAGCAGCCCTCGCAGGTCCAGCGGGTGCAGCAGGCGACCGAGGTACGGGACTTCGTCGGGCAGCTCACCGCGGCGGACCGGCGGGCGAAGGTCGTGGTCCTGGGTGACCTCAACGACTTCGACTTCTCCGCGCCGATCAACACGATCACCTCGACCGGCCAGCTGGTCGACCTGCCGCGGACGCTGCCCCCGGCCGAGCGCTACACGTACGTGTTCGAGGGCAACTCCGAGGTGCTCGACCACATCCTGCTGTCGAAGGCGCTGGCGTACACGGTCCCGACCCTCAACCTCCTGCCGCTGTTCGACTACGACGTGGTGCACGTGAACTCCGAGTTCAACGACCAGATCAGCGACCACGAACCGCAGGTCGTGCGGTTGCTCGTGATTCCCTGA
- a CDS encoding ATP-binding cassette domain-containing protein, producing MPADRPTPPVLVAGHVAHRYGRRRAGLVDADFALRGPVVGVLGPAGAGKSTLLSLLTAARPPTGGTLSVCGLDPSDPVQRRILRNRIGVVPQALSAFPRHTVGQFLTYVGWLRGISAAALPAAIEDCLFATDLTELRDRPVRTLGTGTRQRTLLAQALINRPALLVLDSPTVALDPDQRAQFLARLTALRGRCAVVLATPLVENVAAVCDEVVVLAAGRTVFSGRTGELAGGEVTPATVAAGYVRVLEEARTARR from the coding sequence GTGCCGGCTGATCGCCCGACCCCGCCGGTGCTGGTGGCCGGCCATGTCGCCCATCGGTACGGGCGGCGGCGGGCGGGGCTGGTCGACGCCGACTTCGCACTGCGCGGACCGGTCGTCGGCGTGCTCGGCCCGGCCGGGGCGGGCAAGTCGACGCTGCTGTCGCTGCTCACCGCGGCCCGGCCGCCGACCGGCGGGACGCTGTCGGTCTGCGGGCTGGACCCGTCCGACCCGGTCCAGCGCCGCATCCTGCGCAACCGCATCGGCGTGGTCCCGCAGGCGCTGTCGGCGTTCCCCCGGCACACGGTCGGCCAGTTCCTGACGTACGTCGGCTGGCTGCGCGGGATCTCGGCGGCCGCGCTGCCGGCCGCGATCGAGGACTGCCTGTTCGCCACCGACCTCACCGAGCTCCGTGACCGGCCGGTGCGCACGCTCGGCACCGGCACCCGGCAGCGCACGCTGCTGGCCCAGGCGTTGATCAACCGGCCCGCGCTGCTGGTGCTGGACTCGCCGACGGTGGCGCTGGACCCGGACCAGCGGGCCCAGTTCCTGGCCCGGCTGACCGCGCTGCGCGGCCGGTGCGCGGTGGTGCTGGCGACCCCGCTGGTGGAGAACGTGGCCGCGGTCTGCGACGAGGTCGTCGTGCTGGCCGCGGGCCGGACCGTGTTCAGCGGCCGGACCGGCGAGCTGGCCGGCGGCGAGGTCACCCCGGCCACCGTCGCCGCGGGCTACGTCCGAGTGCTCGAGGAGGCCCGCACGGCCCGTCGGTGA
- the msrB gene encoding peptide-methionine (R)-S-oxide reductase MsrB, producing the protein MTKPQIPAPAVEKTDEEWRAELSPAAYEVLRKAGTERPWTGEYIENHRTGVYRCRACGTELFRSDTKFDSHCGWPSFWSPLAGDKVILREDRDLGMARVEVLCSNCHSHLGHVFSGEGYGTPTDDRYCINSISLTFEDEPA; encoded by the coding sequence GTGACGAAGCCCCAGATTCCCGCTCCCGCCGTGGAGAAGACCGACGAGGAGTGGCGCGCCGAGCTGTCCCCGGCGGCGTACGAGGTGCTGCGCAAGGCCGGCACCGAGCGCCCGTGGACCGGCGAGTACATCGAGAACCACCGCACCGGCGTCTACCGCTGCCGCGCCTGCGGCACCGAGCTGTTCCGGTCCGACACCAAGTTCGACTCGCACTGCGGCTGGCCGAGCTTCTGGTCCCCGCTGGCCGGCGACAAGGTCATCCTGCGCGAGGATCGCGACCTGGGCATGGCCCGGGTCGAGGTGCTCTGCTCGAACTGCCACTCCCACCTCGGCCACGTCTTCTCCGGCGAGGGGTACGGCACGCCGACCGACGACCGCTACTGCATCAACTCGATCTCGCTGACTTTCGAGGACGAGCCCGCGTAG
- the hemQ gene encoding hydrogen peroxide-dependent heme synthase gives MDGKKARELNAVIRYTGWSVFRATAPMPADRVAAATEAEELFEQLASKDIVIRGTYDVSALRADADVLIWWHAASADDLQEAYGRFRRTAFGRALTPMWSQLALHRPAEFNKSHVPAFLADEQARDYVCVYPFVRSYEWYLLPDEERRAMLAEHGKLARDYPDVRANTVASFALGDYEWILAFEADELHRIVDLMRHLRSSVTRRHVREEIPFYTGRKRSVADLVATLP, from the coding sequence GTGGATGGGAAGAAGGCGCGTGAGCTCAACGCGGTGATCCGGTACACGGGCTGGTCGGTGTTCCGGGCGACCGCCCCGATGCCGGCCGACCGGGTCGCGGCCGCGACCGAGGCCGAGGAGCTGTTCGAGCAGCTGGCCAGCAAGGACATCGTCATCCGGGGCACGTACGACGTGTCCGCGCTGCGGGCCGACGCCGATGTGCTGATCTGGTGGCACGCGGCGTCCGCCGACGACCTGCAGGAGGCGTACGGGCGGTTCCGGCGGACCGCGTTCGGCCGGGCGCTCACCCCGATGTGGTCCCAGCTGGCCCTGCACCGGCCGGCCGAGTTCAACAAGAGCCACGTCCCGGCGTTCCTGGCCGACGAGCAGGCCCGCGACTACGTCTGCGTCTACCCCTTCGTCCGGTCGTACGAGTGGTATCTGCTGCCGGACGAGGAGCGGCGGGCGATGCTGGCCGAGCACGGCAAGCTGGCCCGCGACTACCCGGACGTGCGGGCCAACACGGTCGCCTCGTTCGCGCTCGGCGACTACGAGTGGATCCTCGCGTTCGAGGCGGACGAGCTGCACCGGATCGTCGACCTGATGCGGCACCTGCGCAGCTCGGTGACCCGCCGGCACGTCCGGGAGGAGATCCCCTTCTACACCGGCCGGAAGCGCTCGGTCGCCGACCTGGTCGCCACGCTGCCGTAG
- the hemG gene encoding protoporphyrinogen oxidase — translation MARVVVIGAGIAGLAAALAVSREAPPGTRITIVDGASKVGGKLRVSPVGGLPVDEGAETFIARQREGVELVRSVGLGGEIVHPVTNEAAVAIDGVCHKLPPRTVLGVPSDRAALRRSGLLTEEGLAAVGADRAEPAPLGDPSVGQYVGRRLGREVVDRLVDPLLGGVYAGRADGLSLRATMPALAAALDRDGGKLVAAARSVVDAAAPDAGPAFAALDGGMGVLPEAVARSAGADVRLRLPIRRIERTTGGFRLVGGPVPDPVALVADAVVVAAPAGKAAGLLEGLAPWAAHELAAMEYASVGIVTLAFPAAALSGLSGSGLLVPGVEGGGAVKAVTYSSNKWKHLDGHDLAIVRASVGRHREARVLHRDDTELVRLVLGQLTALAGIRSAPVAHRVTRWGGALPQYAPGHLERVRRIRADVGRVPGLAVCGAAFDGVGIPACIRSGYAAAGQIVEHLRESTRGSGWEEGA, via the coding sequence GTGGCGCGCGTCGTGGTGATCGGAGCCGGCATCGCGGGGTTGGCCGCGGCGCTGGCCGTCTCCCGCGAGGCGCCGCCCGGGACCCGCATCACGATCGTCGACGGCGCGTCCAAGGTCGGCGGCAAGCTGCGGGTGTCCCCGGTCGGCGGCCTGCCGGTGGACGAGGGCGCGGAGACGTTCATCGCCCGGCAGCGCGAGGGCGTGGAGCTGGTCCGCTCGGTCGGCCTCGGCGGCGAGATCGTGCACCCGGTCACCAACGAGGCCGCGGTCGCGATCGACGGGGTCTGCCACAAGCTGCCGCCGCGGACGGTGCTCGGCGTGCCCTCGGACCGGGCGGCGCTGCGCCGCAGCGGGCTGCTCACCGAGGAGGGGCTCGCCGCGGTCGGCGCCGACCGGGCCGAGCCGGCCCCGCTCGGCGACCCCTCCGTCGGTCAGTACGTAGGCCGCCGGCTCGGCCGCGAGGTCGTCGACCGGCTGGTCGACCCGCTGCTGGGCGGGGTGTACGCGGGCCGCGCCGACGGGCTGTCGCTGCGGGCGACGATGCCGGCGCTGGCGGCCGCGCTGGACCGGGACGGCGGCAAGCTGGTCGCGGCGGCCCGCTCGGTGGTCGACGCGGCCGCGCCCGACGCCGGGCCCGCGTTCGCCGCGCTGGACGGCGGGATGGGCGTGCTGCCCGAGGCGGTGGCCCGGTCCGCCGGCGCCGACGTCCGGCTGCGGCTGCCGATCCGCCGCATCGAGCGCACCACCGGCGGTTTCCGGCTGGTCGGCGGTCCGGTGCCGGACCCGGTCGCGCTGGTCGCGGACGCGGTCGTGGTGGCCGCGCCGGCCGGCAAGGCGGCCGGGCTGCTGGAGGGCCTGGCGCCCTGGGCCGCGCACGAGCTGGCCGCGATGGAGTACGCGAGCGTCGGCATCGTCACGCTGGCCTTCCCGGCCGCGGCGCTGTCCGGCCTGTCCGGCTCCGGGCTGCTGGTGCCGGGGGTCGAGGGCGGCGGCGCGGTCAAGGCCGTGACGTACTCCTCGAACAAGTGGAAGCACCTCGACGGGCACGACCTCGCGATCGTGCGGGCCTCGGTCGGTCGGCACCGCGAGGCCCGGGTGCTGCACCGCGACGACACCGAGCTGGTCCGGCTCGTGCTGGGGCAGCTGACCGCGCTGGCCGGCATCCGGTCCGCGCCGGTCGCGCACCGGGTGACCCGCTGGGGCGGCGCCCTCCCGCAGTACGCGCCGGGACATCTGGAGCGGGTCCGCCGGATCCGGGCCGACGTCGGCCGGGTCCCGGGGCTGGCCGTCTGCGGGGCGGCGTTCGACGGGGTCGGCATCCCGGCCTGCATCCGGTCCGGGTACGCCGCCGCCGGGCAGATCGTCGAGCACCTGCGAGAATCGACGCGTGGCAGTGGATGGGAAGAAGGCGCGTGA